The DNA segment CATGGAAACGATGGTAACATCTTACTAAAATCCTGCGGATTCTGTCCATTTCTCCTCTCCCCATTCAAGATGCCATCCCCAGCGCAGACCAGGTGCGCATTACGCCGTCCCTCAGGAGCCAGAAGGGCTCCGTGtggacaaaaaacaaagtcaacTTCAACAGCTGGGAGGCCGAGGTGACCTTCAGGGTGTCTGGACGGGGCCGGATGGGAGCAGACGGTTTGGTGAGAAGCGGTGACGTGTCTGAACCATCTGCACAACACTGAGCCAACGTTcattaaacattatttattgtttgccGTGAATTCGATGTCCAAACTTTCTTACTTTTGACTGTTATGTTTCGTGCAGCCAGACCATCTAAGTGAAATTGGTCAAAACATATTCATAGTCCCAGTTAGGCTGCAGCTCTACTGTTATGATGCTCAAATCCTAATCCACACAACCTTCCAGTTTACACTTAATCCACAACCTAACACCCAAATCATCACCTACCTCATAATTGATGAATAAACCAAcctatgtgtaacatatgtggcaataaatggcttctgattaaAAGTCACTTGTAGTGAGAGCTGAGAATTACCAAATTATGTCACAACATTTAAATAAGATACTGCTTACCTGTCCGATGATATCTGATATAAAAAAACTTTCATTCGATGgtcatttcattcttttttagAGGCGTGTAAGATCAAAACACATAAGCACCTTTAGTATTTACTCCCACGTTCACCACTGACCCGACTTATTTGTTGCCCGACCTGAAAGAGAGCGATTGAAAGAGTGCATTTGTAATTGTTTTGGGCTTTAGTTTTGTTGACGCAGAAGCTAACTCCCATTTTACCATCAGGCCGTGTGGTTCACCACCGATCAAGGCCTCGACGGCCCAGTGTACGGCGCCGCCGACATGTGGAACGGAGTTGGAATCTTCTTCGACTCCTTTGACAACGACGGAAAGgtcagtgttttttaaaaaaaatgtaaaggagTGTTCCTGAAAGTACGTCGTGGGAAGCTTGTTCAAACTGGGAATCTGTTTTATCGTCATTAACAGGTTTAGTCAAAGAGGAAAAGAGTTAAGAATATAAATATGATGATCTGTGCACATTTagcaacatgaaagaaaaaaaaccttttgtttaAACCTTTGAGACATTCACATGTTTATTATGAATGttaatttaaatactttttactttacatgaataaatgttATGTTAATTTTTCATAACTGGATAGAAGTATATGCATCTACCTAAATAGGTagttaaatacataaaatttaaaacaaatattttcgtaggtctgaatatttctgtgtatTTCAGGTATGGGATTAATATTAGAAAATGAGATTATAGGAAAGCAAAGCTACCTCTGGTCCTCCGATGAACCAAAGGATTAATTTCCTTGTTTTCTTCCATCTTCGTTCCAGAAAAATAACCCAGCTATAGTTGTTGTGGGAAACAATGGAAAACTTGTTTATGACCATCAAAAGTaagtagactttttttttttatgctttcctCAGACGTCATCACCAACTCAGATTTTAACTACTTAAAGAAGATTAGGAAATATGATTATATTTGCTTGGAAAGTAAATAATCCTCCATCTTTCCTAATCTCCCTCGGGCCAGTGAAAGCTTTAAATCACTTTTCCAATGCCATTTCAGTCAATCTTAGATTTCACACTGTTTACCACtaaacatgtaaacacaaaaacatacattcATGTTAGTCACTTATTTAATAAACTCCTTTGAGCGCTGCGCGGAATGCAATTGATGAAATTGCTCTGAAATGGTTGTTTTGATCCAGCGACGGCACCACGCAGGCCCTCGGCACGTGTTTACGAGACTTCCGCAACAAACCCTATCCCGTCCGGGCCAAAATCACCTACTACAAGAAGACGCTGACGGTAGGAGAACACGCGGGACagcgctttttttcccccttttcggAAACTAAGCCGTCCCCggagagaataaaataaaagttgttaCGTCACGCGGGTCCGTTGCTCAGCGCAGTCGGCGGTAATCGTCGTTCCGCCTTCCTCCTCAGGTGATGATCAACAATGGTTTCACTCCTGACAGAGACGACTATGAGTTCTGCACAAAGGTGGAGAACATGGTGCTCCCCAGCCAAGGCTTCTTCGGCATTTCGGCCGCCACTGGTGGCTTAGCAGGTACGGTTCAAGCCTCTGTGTGGAAAATCCCTCAAGTTGTGAGTTAAATGTGGGTTTTGAGTAAATCTCTTAGTCCTAATTAAAACGGTTGTCCCTCTTGAGCCACTTAGAAAGCCGACTAATTGGCTGATCTTAAGACGAGCCGAGGTGGAGGCCCAGACAGGCTGAGCCGTGGTTATTCCCAGTACGGACGATGGAATAGataaaaacagcagcatttATGAACTTGTATTTTGTTAAAGGAAGAAATATGTCAATACAatgatttcatcatttcattttctgatTTCCATAAGTTTATTTCTCCATTTCCTGTATGATAAAACAAGATGTTATCGGTGTATTTTAACACTTTCACACTACAACCATTATTAatctcaaaaaatattttaaaattacattACCCCAATATTGAGGTTTTACAATTACGTTGTGTTAATGTCATTAATGGTAATTTGTACACTACTGTTCTTTTTACTGACCTTCTATTGCAAAAGAAGGTAGCTGATATTCGCGCTGTTGTAAAAAAGATATTACCAAGTTACTCTGTGATTGCCATGACCCCAGTTTCTCTATTTACCCCAAATTATAAGCACAATAAAACACTACCATCTTGTAGCCATGTTACCAATTTAAAGTGCTACCATGATTTAAAATATGTCGTCCTGTTGTAACTCAGAATTCCTTTTCTCCATTAGATGACCACGATGTTTTGTCCTTCTTGTTGTTTGGACTCTCTGAGCCGGGCCAGCAACCGGTAACTACATTTTACTGGAGCCCCTGACGCTCTTAACAATCCCGTGTTCGGCTCTTTTgtagctgtgtgtctgtgagtgcgCATGCATGTATGTGCACAAGTAGCCTAAGCACAGCCGTCTATTGAGTTCACagacgtttttttatttgtctctcCCACTGAAGCCCCCACCCGATTCCGAGATTCCTAAAGAAGAGAAGGACAAGTACCAGGAGGAATTTCAGAACTTCCAGCAAGAGctggacaaaaagaaagaagagtttCAGAAAGAGCACCCGGACGTCCAAGGAGAGCCATGTGAGTTCTCCCAAATCAGAGAGACGTCATGAACAGaaactttctttctttactgttttataTAATCTGAACAAGCAAGGTTACATTGCTCACATGAAGcactaaaaaggcacaaaagtcACCTGAATACCTCAATAAATGTTTGCAGATTTGATTTGAACTGCTCCAAATCTTTGCTCCCTCTTCAGTCGAGGACTTGTACGAGAGCGTGAGtgaccgggagatccgtcaggtGTTTGAGGGCCAGAACCGGATCCACCTGGAGATCAAACAGCTCCACCGGCAGCTCGCCATGATCCTGGACGAGCAGCGGCGGTACGTTTCCGTCCTCTCCGCCGACGTCCTCAAGAAGGGGACCAACGCCGAGTCGGGACAGGTGAGCGCGTCGACAGACGGATGCACACAATACGCCACGATGGTACACGT comes from the Gasterosteus aculeatus chromosome 14, fGasAcu3.hap1.1, whole genome shotgun sequence genome and includes:
- the lman1 gene encoding protein ERGIC-53, which codes for MAVSTAQRPTASARALTLTFLTAIILNRGVADVSPGASASEELPHRRFEYKYSFKGPHLSQPDGGIPFWIHSGNAIPSADQVRITPSLRSQKGSVWTKNKVNFNSWEAEVTFRVSGRGRMGADGLAVWFTTDQGLDGPVYGAADMWNGVGIFFDSFDNDGKKNNPAIVVVGNNGKLVYDHQNDGTTQALGTCLRDFRNKPYPVRAKITYYKKTLTVMINNGFTPDRDDYEFCTKVENMVLPSQGFFGISAATGGLADDHDVLSFLLFGLSEPGQQPPPPDSEIPKEEKDKYQEEFQNFQQELDKKKEEFQKEHPDVQGEPFEDLYESVSDREIRQVFEGQNRIHLEIKQLHRQLAMILDEQRRYVSVLSADVLKKGTNAESGQLDTAGQQQLGSIVITQQEVLKNLNELRTSFHESLKQISSSQHQGNAGGIGTYETIQHFNDIKEHLHTVKRDVDQLIQRNPQNPAEKIVKCPEAPPVPACLSTLHFVIFIVAQSVLFFCYIMYKSQQEAAAKKFF